From Halorientalis litorea:
GTGTGTCGTCTTTCGCGCCGTACTCTTCGAGGCCGTCGAGGACTTTCGGTACCAGCGTGTTGTGCGCGCCGGAGAGAATCGAGATGCCGAGTACGTCCACGTCCTCTTGGACCGTCGCTTGGACGATTTCGTCCGGTGCCTTGTGCAGGCCCGAGTAGATGACCTCGAACCCGGCGTCCCGGAAGGCGCGAGCGATGACGTGCGCACCCCTGTCGTGGCCGTCTAACCCGACCTTGCCGACCAGACACCGTATCGTCCGTTGCTCTTGC
This genomic window contains:
- a CDS encoding cobalamin B12-binding domain-containing protein; its protein translation is MSAEQEQRTIRCLVGKVGLDGHDRGAHVIARAFRDAGFEVIYSGLHKAPDEIVQATVQEDVDVLGISILSGAHNTLVPKVLDGLEEYGAKDDTLVLVGGIIPEEDRDELLDQGVARVFGPGASMDEIIEFVRENVHER